One region of Flavobacterium sp. KACC 22763 genomic DNA includes:
- a CDS encoding M20 family metallo-hydrolase → MKNIDTLTQEAISLLKSLIETPSFSSEEDQTALLIENWFNQNEIPFKRENNNVWAFNKYFDENKPTLLLNSHHDTVRPNQAYTNDPFKAIEKDGKLFGLGSNDAGGCLVSLLATFVHFYENQNLSHNIVIVASAEEESSGKNGLNSVLKHLPELDCAIVGEPTLMQLAVAEKGLLVLDVKVKGTASHAAHQNDDNALYKSIPVMEWFKNYKFDKISDVLGPVKMTVTQINAGKQHNVVPSECDLVVDIRVTDRYTNAEILEVVKANVNAEVTPRSMHLNASSIPVNHGLVLAGIALGRTTYGSPTLSDQSVLSCQSLKLGPGETLRSHSADEFIFVNEIEEGVDLYIKILTDFFKL, encoded by the coding sequence ATGAAAAATATAGATACGCTTACCCAGGAAGCAATTAGTTTATTAAAAAGCTTAATCGAAACGCCTTCATTTTCAAGTGAAGAAGATCAAACGGCTCTTTTAATTGAAAATTGGTTCAATCAGAATGAAATACCTTTCAAGAGAGAAAACAATAATGTGTGGGCTTTCAATAAATATTTCGACGAAAACAAACCAACACTTTTACTAAATTCACATCACGATACTGTACGTCCAAATCAAGCGTACACCAACGATCCGTTTAAAGCAATTGAAAAAGACGGAAAATTATTTGGTTTAGGAAGTAATGACGCTGGAGGATGCTTAGTTTCGTTACTGGCGACTTTTGTACATTTTTACGAAAATCAAAACCTTTCTCACAATATTGTAATTGTAGCTTCCGCGGAAGAAGAAAGCAGCGGAAAAAATGGTTTAAACAGCGTTTTAAAGCATTTACCAGAATTAGATTGCGCGATTGTAGGAGAACCAACTTTAATGCAATTGGCAGTTGCCGAAAAAGGACTTTTAGTTCTTGATGTAAAAGTAAAAGGAACGGCAAGCCACGCCGCACATCAAAACGATGATAATGCTTTATACAAATCAATTCCAGTAATGGAGTGGTTTAAAAACTATAAATTCGACAAAATCTCAGACGTTTTAGGTCCCGTAAAAATGACCGTAACGCAGATTAATGCTGGAAAACAGCATAACGTTGTGCCTTCAGAATGTGATTTGGTAGTAGATATTCGCGTAACTGACCGTTATACCAATGCTGAAATTCTGGAAGTTGTAAAAGCAAATGTAAACGCCGAAGTAACACCAAGATCAATGCACTTAAATGCTTCGTCTATTCCAGTTAATCATGGATTAGTTTTGGCAGGAATTGCTTTAGGAAGAACAACTTATGGCTCGCCAACACTTTCAGATCAGTCGGTTTTAAGCTGTCAGTCTTTAAAATTAGGGCCAGGAGAAACATTACGTTCGCATTCAGCAGACGAATTTATTTTTGTAAATGAAATTGAAGAAGGAGTCGACTTGTATATCAAAATACTAACTGATTTCTTTAAATTATAA
- the argH gene encoding argininosuccinate lyase — translation MKLWEKGIPTDKQIEQFTVGNDRELDLVLAKYDALGSIAHAKMLGQIGLLTQEETTSLVDALNEIIADIVVGNFEIEDSFEDVHSKIEYLLTVKLGDAGKKIHTARSRNDQVLVDVHLYLRDELKAIKEQVKTLFDLLMESAEKHQNVLLPGYTHLQIAMPSSFGMWFSAYAESLIDDVTMLNAASKIVDQNPLGSAAGYGSSFPINRTFTTKELGFETLKYNAVAAQMSRGKAEKTVAFAMTSVAGTLSKFAMDVCLYMSQNFDFIGLPALLTTGSSIMPHKKNPDVFELIRGKCNKIQALPYEITLITNNLPSGYHRDLQLLKEGLFPAIQNLKACLDIAIFSIKDITVKDHILEDKKYDYLFTVDTLNEMVVAGMPFRDAYKAVAEQLEAGTYQSPKATRHTHEGSINNLCLDAIKDKMKAAF, via the coding sequence ATGAAACTTTGGGAAAAAGGAATACCAACAGATAAACAAATTGAGCAATTCACAGTAGGAAACGACCGTGAACTGGATTTGGTTTTAGCAAAATATGATGCTTTAGGTTCAATTGCACACGCCAAAATGCTTGGGCAAATTGGCTTATTAACTCAGGAAGAAACAACTTCTTTAGTGGATGCATTAAACGAAATTATTGCTGATATAGTAGTAGGAAATTTCGAAATCGAAGACAGTTTTGAAGACGTGCATTCTAAAATTGAATATCTGTTAACCGTAAAGCTAGGCGATGCAGGAAAGAAAATCCACACCGCGCGTTCTCGTAACGATCAGGTTTTGGTTGATGTTCATTTGTATTTAAGAGACGAATTAAAAGCAATAAAAGAGCAGGTAAAAACATTGTTCGATTTGTTGATGGAATCGGCGGAAAAACACCAAAACGTTTTATTGCCAGGTTACACGCATTTACAAATCGCCATGCCATCTTCTTTCGGAATGTGGTTTTCTGCTTATGCCGAAAGTTTGATTGATGATGTAACGATGCTGAATGCAGCTTCAAAAATTGTAGACCAGAATCCATTAGGATCTGCTGCAGGTTACGGAAGTTCATTTCCAATCAACAGAACATTTACAACAAAAGAATTAGGTTTCGAAACCTTAAAATACAATGCTGTTGCAGCACAAATGAGCCGTGGAAAAGCGGAGAAAACAGTTGCTTTTGCGATGACAAGCGTTGCAGGAACTTTGTCAAAATTTGCAATGGACGTTTGTTTGTATATGAGCCAGAATTTTGACTTTATTGGTCTTCCGGCGCTTCTTACAACAGGTTCGAGCATCATGCCTCATAAAAAGAATCCGGACGTTTTCGAATTAATCAGAGGAAAATGCAACAAGATTCAGGCGCTTCCTTATGAAATCACTTTAATTACAAATAATCTTCCTAGCGGTTATCATAGAGATTTGCAACTTTTAAAAGAAGGTTTATTTCCAGCGATTCAAAACTTAAAAGCTTGTTTAGATATTGCTATATTTTCAATAAAAGATATCACGGTTAAAGATCATATTTTAGAAGATAAAAAATACGATTATTTGTTTACTGTAGATACTTTAAATGAAATGGTTGTCGCGGGAATGCCATTTAGAGATGCGTACAAAGCTGTTGCTGAACAGTTAGAAGCAGGAACGTATCAGTCGCCAAAAGCTACAAGGCACACGCATGAAGGAAGTATCAATAACTTATGTCTTGATGCAATTAAAGATAAAATGAAAGCTGCTTTTTAA